The Natronospira bacteriovora genomic interval AAACACGCTTTGTGCCTGCCTCCACTTTCAAGATTCCCAACAGTCTTATCGGGCTTTCCGTCGGAGCCGTTGAAAGTGTGGACGAAGTGCTACCATACGGCGGCCAGCCACAGGTCATCAAGGCGTGGGAAAAGGACATGGGGCTGAGGGAGGCCATCACCGCTTCCAATGTCCCCGTGTATCAGGAGCTGGCCCGGCGCATCGGCACCGAGTCAATGCGCAAGAATCTCGCCAGTCTGGATTTCGGCAACAACGATATTGGCGCTAGTGTCGATAGGTTCTGGCTAGATGGCCCCCTTGAGATCAGTGCCATCGAACAAACCGAGTTTCTGCTGCGATTGGCGCGGAATCAGCTCCCAATCTCCGCAAAGCTTCAGTCTGCCGTCCGAGAAATCGTGCTCCTTGAGCAGGGGGAGGGCTGGAAGCTCTATGGCAAGACGGGCTGGGAAAACGCGCCGGAACCTGGCATCGGGTGGTGGGTTGGCTGGGTCGAGAAAGAGGATAGCTTGTTCACCTTTGCGATGAACATGGA includes:
- the blaOXA gene encoding class D beta-lactamase; protein product: MKPLLAALIFSIGLSGCSSSWKESTEIEGLFRDAEVTGTFVLLDAATGSFSGYNQSRAKTRFVPASTFKIPNSLIGLSVGAVESVDEVLPYGGQPQVIKAWEKDMGLREAITASNVPVYQELARRIGTESMRKNLASLDFGNNDIGASVDRFWLDGPLEISAIEQTEFLLRLARNQLPISAKLQSAVREIVLLEQGEGWKLYGKTGWENAPEPGIGWWVGWVEKEDSLFTFAMNMDIHQPSDAGKRVQLGMASLKALGVL